One segment of Capnocytophaga sp. oral taxon 878 DNA contains the following:
- a CDS encoding carboxypeptidase-like regulatory domain-containing protein — protein MKSLLYLLLFTTSALRAQVATITLLDATTHQPIPNAEAYYPTTLNGTITNAEGKLRINIENDTLTLSHIGYQTKKIFTPPHFNTTTIHLQPYEIQLDEVVVYNYPLKEKVKYVIDNYFKLYDTQSKILEITYREKYLKNDTLIRLYQVQLDWWSKNHILQFKKSLNDNLHIHLKNTDYSKISNPDEGVNSAFFYPNFILPYLHLNFYLIALNNAKDIEIKKVEKDHQHTIVTFNAQVYINKNEPVDLQNSVIYFDKNTQAIKQISFTQKPTNGEGISQKKKIPYKTFDNKGTWQITFTPYKNKLLFSSYSIKGSIIFQYQGKTDQAYIEQSFLRTGVKEGGHIKKSDRIDVNNPFFQYITPHKPNQAKFILTTAEQDFINQ, from the coding sequence ATGAAATCACTCCTTTACCTCCTCCTTTTCACCACCAGCGCCCTTCGCGCCCAAGTAGCCACCATCACCCTACTCGATGCCACCACACACCAGCCCATCCCCAATGCCGAAGCCTATTACCCCACCACCCTTAACGGCACTATCACCAATGCCGAAGGAAAATTACGCATCAACATCGAGAACGATACCCTTACCCTCAGCCACATAGGCTACCAAACCAAAAAAATCTTCACACCACCCCATTTTAACACCACCACCATACACCTCCAGCCCTATGAAATACAACTCGACGAAGTCGTAGTCTATAACTACCCCCTAAAAGAAAAAGTAAAATACGTAATCGATAATTACTTCAAACTATACGACACCCAATCCAAAATCTTAGAAATCACCTACCGCGAAAAATACCTCAAGAACGACACCCTCATACGCCTCTACCAAGTACAGTTAGACTGGTGGAGCAAAAACCACATACTACAATTCAAAAAATCACTCAACGATAACCTACACATACACCTCAAAAACACCGATTATTCCAAAATATCCAACCCCGACGAAGGAGTCAATAGCGCCTTCTTCTACCCAAATTTCATATTGCCATACCTCCACCTCAATTTCTACTTAATAGCACTCAATAACGCCAAAGATATTGAAATCAAAAAAGTAGAAAAAGACCACCAGCACACCATAGTAACCTTTAACGCCCAAGTCTATATCAACAAAAACGAACCCGTCGATTTGCAAAACTCCGTCATCTATTTCGACAAAAACACACAAGCCATCAAGCAAATATCCTTCACCCAAAAACCCACCAATGGCGAAGGCATCTCCCAAAAAAAGAAAATACCCTACAAAACATTTGATAACAAAGGCACTTGGCAAATCACATTCACCCCCTATAAAAACAAACTCCTATTCAGCTCCTATTCAATAAAAGGAAGCATCATATTCCAATACCAAGGCAAAACCGACCAAGCCTATATCGAGCAATCCTTCCTCCGAACAGGAGTAAAAGAAGGCGGTCACATCAAAAAATCCGACCGGATAGACGTCAATAACCCCTTCTTTCAATACATCACACCCCATAAGCCCAACCAAGCAAAATTCATCCTCACCACCGCCGAACAAGATTTCATCAACCAATAA